The Urbifossiella limnaea genome has a window encoding:
- a CDS encoding helix-turn-helix domain-containing protein translates to MDPSELSTRFGRAVRRLRLAARLSQETLAEAAGLHATHVSLFERGRGMPTLRVIHGLAAGLGLTMAGLMAAVEHDDPAEDPPPIPRGRPKRPGSGKKPPRSAGE, encoded by the coding sequence GTGGACCCGTCGGAGCTGTCGACCCGGTTCGGCCGGGCGGTCCGCCGCCTCCGGCTGGCGGCACGGCTCAGCCAGGAGACCCTGGCCGAGGCCGCCGGTCTCCACGCCACCCACGTCAGCCTGTTCGAGCGCGGCCGGGGGATGCCGACCCTGCGGGTGATCCACGGGCTGGCGGCCGGGCTCGGGCTGACCATGGCCGGGTTGATGGCCGCGGTCGAGCACGACGACCCGGCGGAGGACCCCCCGCCCATTCCCCGCGGCCGGCCGAAGCGGCCCGGGAGCGGTAAGAAGCCCCCGCGTTCGGCCGGCGAGTAG
- a CDS encoding Calx-beta domain-containing protein, whose amino-acid sequence MQSTKADGDYTAASGDVTIPAGWTSQTFTVAVRGDRLAEPNETFAVNLTGATNATIGDGRGVGSILDDEPRIRIGNVTQREGNGKQTTLFTFTVTLSAAHDRPVTMSFRTVSGTATTSDGDYVARTGTLTFAPGDTTKTITVEVEGDGKREADEYFYLDLFDSSTNSLVTRNRGVGTLLNEH is encoded by the coding sequence CTGCAGTCCACCAAGGCCGACGGCGACTACACGGCCGCGTCCGGGGACGTGACCATCCCGGCCGGCTGGACCAGCCAGACGTTCACAGTCGCGGTCAGGGGCGACCGCCTCGCCGAGCCGAACGAGACGTTCGCCGTCAACCTCACGGGTGCCACCAACGCGACGATCGGCGACGGCCGGGGGGTCGGAAGCATCCTCGACGACGAGCCGCGGATCAGAATCGGCAACGTGACCCAGCGGGAGGGCAACGGCAAGCAGACGACGCTCTTCACCTTCACGGTCACGCTCTCGGCCGCCCACGACCGGCCGGTGACGATGTCGTTCCGCACCGTGAGCGGAACGGCGACGACGAGCGACGGTGACTACGTCGCCAGGACCGGGACACTGACCTTCGCCCCCGGCGACACGACCAAGACCATCACCGTCGAGGTGGAGGGCGACGGCAAGCGGGAGGCCGACGAGTACTTCTACCTCGACCTGTTCGACAGCAGTACGAACTCGCTCGTCACCAGGAACCGCGGCGTCGGCACCCTCCTGAACGAACATTGA
- a CDS encoding heavy metal translocating P-type ATPase — MSAESAPRTFRIRGMDCAEEVAVLKREVGPVVGGEANLAFDVLNAKMTVAAGAPTERVAEAVARSGMTAEPWRDESTALAPEGFWERNRRTLLTAASAGCLLAAMAAHAARDGIHAAFLDENAATPAAVVLLYLLGIVAGVWTVLPKAWVAARRLRPDMNLLMVVAVAGAVGIGQWAEAATVAFLFALSLALEAWSVGRARNAVRALMALTPPAARLVHPDGREEAVPPDRVPVGARFLVRPGDCVPLDGRVIAGAGGVDQAPITGESVPVPKGPGDEVYAGTINGDGALTVESTKPAADTTLARITRMVGEAQAKRAPSEQWVETFARYYTPAVMALAALVLLVPPLALGASWADWLYRALVLLVIACPCALVISTPVSVVAALAAAARNGVLVKGGVFVEAPARLRAVALDKTGTLTRGRPTVAEVVALAGHTESELLERAAALEARSTHPLAHAILAHAKERGVAVPEVEDFRILPGKGATGRVRGTEYWVGSHRYLEERGQETPEVHARLEELASSGKAVVVVGNDRHVCGFLALADTVRPEARQAVADLHAAGVQHVVMLTGDNRGTADAVARTTGVDEVYAELLPADKVGKVEELVAKYGSVAMVGDGVNDAPAMGRATIGIAMGAIGTDAAIETADIALMSDDLTKLPWLVRHSRRALTVIRQNIIFALTVKAVFLVLTLAGVSSMWAAVAADSGATLLVVANALRLLRAGR, encoded by the coding sequence ATGAGCGCCGAGTCCGCGCCGCGCACTTTCCGCATCCGCGGGATGGACTGCGCCGAGGAGGTGGCCGTTCTCAAGCGCGAGGTCGGCCCGGTCGTCGGCGGCGAGGCGAATCTCGCGTTCGACGTACTCAACGCCAAGATGACCGTCGCCGCCGGCGCCCCGACCGAGCGCGTGGCGGAGGCGGTAGCACGGTCCGGGATGACCGCAGAGCCCTGGCGTGACGAGTCAACGGCCCTCGCCCCCGAGGGCTTCTGGGAGCGGAACCGGCGCACACTCCTCACCGCGGCAAGCGCCGGCTGCCTCCTCGCCGCGATGGCCGCCCATGCCGCTCGGGACGGTATCCACGCCGCATTCCTCGACGAGAACGCCGCGACACCGGCCGCCGTCGTCCTGCTGTACTTACTGGGCATCGTCGCCGGCGTGTGGACGGTATTGCCGAAGGCTTGGGTCGCCGCCCGCCGCCTCCGCCCGGACATGAACCTGCTCATGGTCGTCGCCGTCGCCGGCGCGGTCGGCATCGGCCAGTGGGCGGAGGCGGCGACAGTCGCGTTCCTGTTCGCCCTCTCGCTCGCCCTCGAAGCCTGGAGCGTCGGCCGCGCCCGCAACGCCGTCCGTGCGCTGATGGCGCTCACCCCGCCCGCCGCCCGCCTCGTCCACCCCGACGGCCGCGAGGAGGCCGTGCCGCCGGACCGGGTGCCGGTGGGAGCGCGATTCCTGGTACGACCCGGCGACTGCGTCCCGCTCGACGGCCGGGTCATCGCCGGCGCGGGCGGCGTGGACCAGGCGCCGATCACCGGCGAGAGCGTACCCGTCCCGAAGGGGCCGGGCGACGAGGTGTACGCCGGCACGATCAACGGCGACGGCGCGCTGACGGTCGAGTCCACGAAGCCGGCCGCGGACACGACGCTCGCCCGCATCACCCGCATGGTCGGCGAGGCGCAGGCGAAGCGGGCGCCCTCCGAGCAGTGGGTCGAGACCTTCGCCCGCTACTACACGCCGGCCGTGATGGCGCTGGCGGCGCTGGTGCTGCTCGTCCCGCCGCTCGCGCTCGGCGCGTCGTGGGCCGACTGGCTGTACCGGGCGCTCGTGCTGCTGGTCATCGCCTGCCCGTGCGCGCTGGTCATCTCGACGCCGGTGAGCGTCGTGGCGGCGCTGGCGGCGGCGGCGCGGAACGGGGTGCTGGTGAAGGGCGGGGTGTTCGTCGAGGCGCCAGCCCGCCTCCGCGCCGTGGCGCTGGACAAGACCGGCACGCTGACGCGCGGGCGGCCGACCGTCGCCGAGGTGGTGGCGCTCGCCGGGCACACCGAGTCCGAGTTACTGGAGCGGGCCGCGGCCTTGGAGGCGAGAAGTACGCATCCGCTGGCCCACGCGATCCTGGCACACGCCAAGGAACGCGGCGTCGCCGTGCCGGAGGTCGAGGACTTCCGCATCCTCCCGGGGAAGGGCGCGACCGGGCGTGTCCGCGGCACCGAGTACTGGGTCGGGTCGCACCGCTACCTGGAGGAGCGCGGTCAGGAGACGCCGGAGGTTCACGCCCGGCTGGAGGAACTCGCCTCGTCCGGAAAGGCGGTGGTGGTGGTCGGCAACGACCGGCACGTGTGCGGGTTCCTCGCTCTGGCCGACACCGTCCGCCCGGAGGCGCGACAGGCGGTCGCCGACCTCCACGCGGCAGGCGTGCAACACGTCGTCATGCTCACCGGCGACAACCGCGGCACCGCCGACGCTGTCGCCCGCACGACCGGGGTGGACGAGGTGTACGCCGAGCTCCTGCCGGCCGACAAGGTGGGGAAGGTGGAGGAGTTGGTAGCGAAGTACGGCTCCGTGGCGATGGTCGGCGACGGGGTGAACGACGCCCCCGCGATGGGCCGGGCGACCATCGGAATTGCGATGGGCGCGATCGGGACGGACGCGGCGATCGAGACCGCCGACATCGCGCTGATGTCCGACGACCTCACCAAACTCCCCTGGCTCGTCCGCCACTCCCGCCGTGCCCTCACCGTCATCCGCCAGAACATCATCTTCGCCCTCACCGTGAAAGCGGTGTTCCTGGTGCTGACGCTGGCGGGGGTGTCGTCGATGTGGGCGGCGGTCGCGGCCGACTCCGGGGCGACCCTGCTGGTCGTTGCGAACGCGCTGCGGCTGCTCCGCGCGGGCCGATGA
- a CDS encoding efflux RND transporter permease subunit, protein MLNALIKFSLRHRPLVVVACLVALVYGTFLAARMPIDVFPDLDRPRVVVMTECPGLAPEEVETLVSYPLESALLGATGVQAVRSQSGFGLSVVYVEFGWEVDIRTARQTVQERLTTVAGDLPEGVRPQMAPISSIMGQFMVAGMRRQSGPKGGELAAVPDTPFYAERVAGAAGTDPALFVWKAGDRRDFSAWEAVPAAVPAWQPAAADGAQTVRATIAGQSREVVFPSDAQRQLALRTLADWVVRPRLLKTSGIAQVIAMGGGRKQYQVLVDPVKLAEYGVSLQQVEDALRANNVNHTGGFSVAGGFETPIRVIGRLGPDTKQVVADLKLITVKPPEKQEPGAPAGRPVLLRDVARVAEGAQVKRGDSTVNGFPAVALTITKQPHVDTRDLTDRVKAALADVEKTLPPDVLVETNLYQLRDFIDRGVFNVGEALVVGAGLVLVILFLFLLNLRTTFISLTAIPLSLALTVLVFKLVGLVTGVELSINVMTLGGIAVAMGELVDDAIVDVENIYRRLGENSQLPHPRPTLKVIYDASVEIRSAIVFGTALVILVFLPLFALSGIEGRLFTPLGVAYIVSILASLVVSICVTPVLSYYLLGRSGSAHGHGDGFLLRGLKWAGAYLIRFSVRRQGAIQVVTWLMVLYAAWRLTTIGADFLPPFDEGVVQVNVTLPSGASLDASNAATKSADDLFRSLQKSAANPKGEVLAFLRRTGRAELDEHAEPPNATEYYVVINPASGKSRKEIIAQLQDGVKAAVPGVDVEVEQPLAHLISHMISGSTAQVAIKLTGDDLDTLEKVANQVKAAVAGVPGVSSLAVEPMRKVDEVHVKLRPEALAFYGVDRAAVGNFVQVALNGEVVSQVVEGQRRFDLLVRLEEPYRADVANLGELRFDLPGGREQVRLKDLADITPPTGGDAGANQVKRDDARRRIVIRCNALGRDLASVVGDIERVVAADVPLPEGYTVEYGGQFQSQKAATRLIAVLSAVSVVGMFFVLYMLFPSGRIVAQILIAVPTAFVGGVLALVLSGQTLTVASLVGFISLGGIAARNGILLVTHYLHLMRHEGEQFDEKMVLRGSLERLSPVLMTALTAGIALVPLVVVGQEPGREILYPVATVILGGLITSTFCEFLIRPGLFLRFSGTAAVELARADETADGLDDAPPAPPHEHTPPPAAAGHETRPHPGP, encoded by the coding sequence GTGCTGAACGCCCTTATCAAGTTCTCGCTCCGCCACCGCCCGCTCGTCGTGGTCGCGTGCCTCGTCGCGCTTGTGTACGGCACCTTCCTCGCCGCCCGGATGCCGATCGACGTGTTCCCGGACCTCGACCGCCCGCGGGTGGTGGTCATGACGGAGTGCCCCGGCCTCGCCCCCGAGGAGGTCGAGACGCTCGTCTCGTACCCGCTGGAGTCGGCGCTGCTCGGGGCGACCGGGGTGCAGGCCGTGCGGAGCCAGTCCGGGTTCGGGCTGTCGGTGGTGTACGTCGAGTTCGGGTGGGAGGTGGACATCCGCACCGCCCGGCAGACGGTCCAGGAGCGGCTGACGACCGTGGCCGGCGACCTGCCCGAGGGCGTCCGGCCGCAGATGGCGCCGATCAGCTCGATCATGGGCCAGTTCATGGTCGCCGGGATGCGGCGGCAGTCGGGGCCGAAGGGGGGCGAGCTGGCGGCCGTGCCCGACACCCCGTTCTATGCCGAGCGGGTGGCCGGCGCCGCCGGCACCGACCCCGCCCTGTTCGTGTGGAAGGCCGGCGACCGCCGCGACTTCTCGGCGTGGGAGGCGGTCCCGGCGGCGGTGCCCGCGTGGCAGCCGGCCGCGGCCGACGGCGCGCAGACGGTCCGGGCCACGATCGCCGGGCAGTCGCGCGAGGTCGTCTTCCCGTCCGACGCGCAGCGACAGCTCGCCCTGCGCACACTCGCCGACTGGGTCGTCCGCCCGCGGCTGCTGAAGACCAGCGGCATCGCCCAGGTGATCGCCATGGGCGGCGGGCGGAAGCAGTACCAGGTGCTCGTGGACCCGGTGAAGCTGGCCGAGTACGGCGTCTCCCTCCAGCAGGTCGAGGACGCGCTGCGGGCGAACAACGTCAACCACACCGGCGGGTTCTCGGTGGCCGGCGGGTTCGAGACGCCGATCCGCGTCATCGGCAGGCTCGGCCCGGACACGAAGCAGGTCGTCGCCGATCTGAAGCTCATCACCGTGAAGCCGCCGGAGAAGCAAGAGCCCGGGGCGCCTGCCGGCCGCCCGGTGCTGCTCCGCGACGTGGCACGGGTGGCCGAGGGGGCGCAGGTCAAGCGCGGCGACTCGACCGTCAACGGCTTCCCGGCCGTCGCCCTGACGATCACCAAGCAGCCGCACGTGGACACCCGCGACCTGACGGACCGGGTGAAGGCGGCGCTGGCGGACGTCGAGAAGACGCTCCCGCCCGACGTGCTGGTCGAGACCAACCTGTATCAGCTCCGCGACTTCATCGACCGCGGGGTGTTCAACGTCGGCGAGGCGCTGGTCGTCGGCGCCGGGCTGGTGCTGGTCATCCTGTTCCTGTTCCTGCTCAACCTCCGCACCACGTTCATCTCCCTCACCGCCATCCCGCTGTCGCTCGCGCTAACGGTCCTGGTGTTCAAGCTCGTCGGCCTCGTCACGGGGGTCGAGCTGTCGATCAACGTGATGACTCTGGGCGGGATCGCGGTGGCGATGGGCGAGTTAGTCGATGACGCGATCGTGGACGTGGAGAACATCTACCGCCGGCTCGGCGAGAACAGCCAGCTCCCGCACCCGCGGCCGACGCTGAAGGTGATCTACGACGCGAGCGTCGAGATCCGCTCGGCCATCGTGTTCGGCACCGCCCTGGTCATCCTCGTGTTCCTGCCGCTGTTCGCCCTCTCGGGGATCGAGGGCCGACTCTTCACGCCCCTCGGTGTCGCCTACATCGTGTCGATCCTGGCGTCGCTGGTCGTGTCCATCTGCGTCACGCCGGTCCTGTCGTACTACCTGCTCGGCCGGTCGGGGTCGGCCCACGGCCACGGCGACGGGTTCCTCCTCCGCGGGCTCAAGTGGGCCGGGGCGTACCTGATCCGGTTCAGCGTCCGCCGGCAGGGCGCCATCCAGGTTGTCACCTGGCTGATGGTCTTATACGCCGCGTGGCGGCTGACGACGATCGGGGCCGACTTCCTCCCGCCGTTCGACGAGGGCGTGGTGCAGGTGAACGTCACCCTCCCGTCGGGCGCGTCGCTCGACGCCTCGAACGCCGCGACCAAGTCGGCGGACGACCTGTTCCGGTCGCTCCAGAAGTCGGCCGCGAACCCGAAGGGCGAGGTGCTGGCGTTCCTCCGCCGGACCGGCCGGGCCGAGCTGGACGAGCACGCCGAGCCGCCGAACGCGACCGAGTACTACGTCGTCATCAACCCGGCCAGCGGGAAGTCGCGCAAGGAGATAATCGCCCAGCTCCAGGACGGGGTGAAGGCCGCTGTGCCGGGGGTGGACGTGGAGGTCGAGCAGCCGCTCGCCCACCTCATCAGCCACATGATCTCGGGGAGCACCGCCCAGGTCGCCATCAAGCTGACCGGCGACGACCTGGACACGCTGGAGAAGGTGGCGAACCAGGTCAAGGCGGCCGTGGCCGGGGTGCCGGGGGTGAGTTCGCTCGCCGTCGAACCGATGCGGAAGGTGGACGAGGTCCACGTCAAGCTGCGGCCGGAGGCGCTGGCGTTCTACGGGGTGGACCGCGCGGCGGTCGGGAACTTCGTGCAGGTGGCGCTCAACGGCGAGGTGGTGTCGCAGGTGGTCGAGGGGCAGCGGCGGTTCGACCTCCTCGTGCGGCTGGAGGAGCCGTACCGGGCGGACGTGGCGAACCTCGGCGAGCTGCGGTTCGACCTCCCCGGCGGCCGCGAGCAGGTGCGGCTCAAGGACCTGGCCGACATCACCCCGCCGACCGGCGGCGACGCCGGGGCCAACCAGGTGAAGCGGGACGACGCCCGCCGGCGGATCGTGATCCGGTGCAACGCCCTGGGCCGCGACCTGGCCTCGGTCGTCGGCGACATCGAGCGGGTGGTGGCGGCCGACGTGCCGCTCCCGGAGGGGTACACGGTCGAGTACGGCGGGCAGTTCCAGAGCCAGAAGGCGGCGACCCGGCTGATCGCCGTCCTGTCGGCGGTGTCGGTCGTCGGGATGTTCTTCGTACTGTACATGCTGTTCCCGTCCGGGCGGATCGTCGCCCAGATCCTGATCGCCGTGCCGACGGCGTTCGTCGGCGGGGTGCTGGCGCTGGTCCTCAGCGGGCAGACACTGACGGTGGCGAGCCTGGTCGGGTTCATCTCGCTCGGCGGCATCGCGGCCCGCAACGGCATCCTGCTCGTCACCCACTACCTCCACCTGATGCGGCACGAGGGCGAGCAGTTCGACGAGAAGATGGTGCTCCGCGGCAGCCTGGAGCGGCTGTCGCCCGTCCTGATGACGGCGCTCACCGCCGGCATCGCGCTGGTTCCGCTGGTGGTCGTCGGGCAGGAGCCGGGGCGGGAAATCCTGTACCCGGTGGCGACGGTCATCCTCGGCGGGCTCATCACCTCGACGTTCTGCGAGTTCCTGATCCGCCCCGGGCTGTTCCTGCGGTTCAGCGGGACCGCGGCCGTCGAGTTGGCCCGCGCCGACGAGACGGCCGACGGCCTCGACGACGCGCCGCCGGCGCCCCCCCACGAACACACCCCGCCGCCCGCCGCTGCGGGACACGAGACGCGGCCCCACCCGGGGCCGTGA
- a CDS encoding efflux RND transporter periplasmic adaptor subunit, protein MRLRRVVAPVVTLVVLVAAGYAAFRTQDQWVPHVFPAKAAKGAGDGHGGGDDHAGHADHGARTDRVTLSEQAQKNLGLDVDQLTPQEYWRTMLVPGVVVDRPGESDRSVTSKVAGVVTAINARPGDTVKAGQPLFTIQLASEFLQSAQTDLVKTAKELEYAGIERDRVANLVKKGTTAEAELLKQQNVVDRLVAQLNGTRRQLQVFGLTPAQVTKVEKGEVITEVTVPAPGTAPAPPAKTEPPAPAKPEGSPEPPLLYEVQELKVALGEQVQAGQALCLLANHQRLFVEGRAFRSEADALAAAAEKKTPVKAEFADETPGAWPAQGPLTIHHLANQVDPATRTFGFYLPLENVPRTFERDGKTHFAWRYRPGQRVRLYLPVEKLVTLDPDGKTERLPFVLPAGAVAREGGEAFVFVQSGDTFRRKPVRVLYADRSDVVVANDGSVTEVEYVVRNQAAALNRAVKAQSAGGGGDPHAGHSHD, encoded by the coding sequence ATGCGCCTCCGCAGGGTCGTTGCACCCGTCGTCACGCTCGTCGTCCTGGTGGCGGCGGGGTACGCGGCGTTTCGCACCCAAGACCAGTGGGTGCCCCACGTATTCCCGGCGAAGGCCGCCAAGGGCGCGGGCGACGGTCACGGCGGGGGCGACGATCACGCCGGCCACGCCGACCACGGCGCCCGGACCGACCGGGTGACGCTCTCCGAGCAGGCCCAGAAGAACCTCGGGCTGGATGTGGACCAGCTCACGCCCCAGGAGTATTGGCGGACGATGCTCGTTCCTGGAGTGGTCGTGGACCGGCCCGGGGAGAGCGACCGCAGCGTCACGTCGAAGGTCGCTGGCGTCGTCACCGCGATCAACGCGCGGCCGGGGGACACGGTCAAGGCTGGCCAGCCGCTGTTCACGATCCAGCTCGCCAGCGAGTTCCTCCAGAGCGCCCAGACCGACCTCGTCAAGACGGCCAAGGAGCTTGAGTACGCCGGCATCGAGCGGGACCGGGTGGCGAATCTGGTGAAGAAGGGGACCACCGCCGAGGCCGAGCTGCTGAAGCAGCAGAACGTCGTGGACCGGCTGGTCGCCCAGCTTAACGGCACCCGCCGGCAGCTCCAGGTGTTCGGCCTCACCCCCGCCCAGGTGACCAAGGTCGAGAAGGGAGAGGTCATCACCGAGGTGACGGTCCCCGCACCGGGCACGGCGCCGGCGCCCCCCGCCAAGACCGAGCCGCCGGCACCCGCCAAGCCCGAGGGGAGCCCGGAGCCGCCCCTGCTGTACGAGGTCCAGGAGCTGAAGGTCGCCCTCGGCGAGCAGGTTCAGGCCGGGCAGGCGCTGTGCCTGCTCGCCAACCACCAGCGGCTGTTCGTCGAGGGGCGGGCGTTCCGGTCGGAGGCCGACGCCCTCGCAGCCGCGGCCGAGAAGAAGACGCCGGTGAAGGCCGAGTTCGCCGACGAGACGCCCGGGGCGTGGCCGGCGCAGGGGCCGCTCACCATCCACCACCTCGCCAACCAGGTGGACCCGGCGACGCGCACGTTCGGGTTCTACCTCCCGCTGGAGAACGTGCCGCGGACGTTCGAGCGGGACGGGAAGACGCACTTCGCCTGGCGCTACCGGCCGGGCCAGCGGGTGCGGCTGTACCTGCCGGTCGAGAAGCTCGTCACTCTCGACCCGGACGGGAAGACGGAGCGCCTGCCGTTCGTCCTGCCGGCCGGGGCGGTGGCCCGGGAGGGCGGGGAGGCGTTCGTGTTCGTCCAGTCCGGCGACACGTTCCGCCGCAAGCCCGTCCGGGTGCTCTACGCCGACCGCTCGGACGTGGTAGTCGCCAACGACGGGAGCGTGACGGAGGTCGAGTACGTGGTCCGCAACCAGGCCGCGGCGCTGAACCGGGCGGTGAAGGCGCAGTCCGCCGGCGGCGGGGGCGACCCCCACGCCGGCCACTCCCACGACTAA
- a CDS encoding TolC family protein, translating into MRTRNSTFGRFSAGLALAGTIGCAAGPPPYDPSTVRPYAAPTRQVASPVVPANHQELEDGPVPAAPAAEKVRVDDLVQLALGRNPRLAKATFDIDAAQGKHVQAGLYPNPTLGANWDEIGDRTGPGGILNVPRVTQEIVTGRKLSLSQAVASKEVDQATLALLRERYAVIGTVRGAFYDLYALERRITALDELVGLAGEATKTGQTLLDNKQIARLDLVQLEVELARFRSQAEAARQELPGARKRLAAVVGDPRLAVGAAAGPFDDLPVYDLDQARETVLATHPEVRSARVGVERAQAAVRRAEVEPIPNVTATAGYVKQYENRSNDFSFGLSAPIPTWNRNQGNIRSARAELGAAIQDVGRVENDLAERVAVAHRTYAASLKLAQQYRTDILPKAEETYRLSREAFKGGQFEYLRVIQAQRVVAEARLESVRALGEAWQAAAELSALLLEEWWPGPPPPVPGPGAGPVRLPLPQPDPPRKDGVQPR; encoded by the coding sequence ATGCGCACCCGAAACTCGACGTTCGGCCGGTTCTCCGCCGGGCTGGCCCTCGCGGGTACGATCGGCTGTGCTGCCGGGCCGCCGCCGTACGACCCGTCCACGGTGCGGCCCTACGCCGCCCCCACCAGGCAGGTGGCGAGTCCGGTCGTTCCGGCCAACCATCAAGAGCTGGAGGACGGGCCAGTGCCCGCCGCGCCCGCGGCCGAGAAGGTCCGGGTGGACGACCTGGTGCAACTGGCCCTCGGGCGGAACCCGCGGCTGGCGAAGGCCACGTTCGACATTGACGCCGCCCAGGGGAAGCACGTCCAGGCCGGGCTCTACCCGAACCCCACACTCGGGGCGAACTGGGACGAGATCGGCGACCGCACCGGACCGGGCGGCATCCTGAACGTCCCGCGGGTCACCCAGGAGATCGTGACCGGGCGAAAACTGTCCCTGTCACAGGCCGTCGCCTCCAAGGAGGTGGACCAGGCGACCCTGGCCCTCCTCCGCGAGCGGTACGCCGTGATCGGCACCGTCCGCGGGGCGTTCTACGATCTGTACGCGCTGGAGCGGCGCATCACCGCGCTCGACGAACTCGTCGGCCTGGCCGGCGAAGCCACCAAGACCGGCCAGACGCTTCTGGACAACAAGCAGATCGCCCGGCTCGACCTCGTCCAACTGGAGGTCGAACTCGCCCGGTTCCGCTCGCAGGCCGAGGCCGCACGGCAGGAACTCCCGGGGGCGCGGAAGCGGCTCGCGGCCGTCGTCGGCGACCCGCGGCTCGCAGTCGGCGCCGCCGCCGGGCCGTTCGACGACCTCCCCGTGTACGACCTCGACCAGGCTCGCGAAACGGTGCTCGCCACCCACCCGGAGGTCCGCTCGGCCCGGGTCGGGGTCGAGCGGGCGCAGGCGGCCGTCCGCCGGGCGGAGGTCGAGCCGATTCCGAACGTCACCGCCACCGCCGGGTACGTCAAGCAGTACGAGAACCGGTCGAACGACTTCTCCTTCGGGCTGTCGGCCCCCATCCCGACCTGGAACCGGAACCAGGGGAACATCCGGTCGGCACGGGCGGAGTTGGGGGCGGCGATCCAGGACGTGGGGCGGGTCGAAAACGACCTGGCCGAGCGGGTGGCGGTCGCCCACCGCACCTACGCCGCCTCCCTCAAGCTGGCGCAGCAGTACCGGACCGACATCCTGCCGAAGGCGGAGGAGACGTACCGGCTGTCGCGAGAGGCGTTCAAGGGCGGGCAGTTCGAGTACCTGAGGGTCATCCAAGCCCAGCGGGTGGTGGCCGAGGCGCGGCTCGAATCCGTCCGCGCGCTAGGCGAGGCGTGGCAGGCGGCGGCCGAGTTGTCGGCGCTGCTGCTGGAGGAGTGGTGGCCGGGGCCGCCCCCGCCGGTTCCCGGCCCCGGGGCCGGTCCGGTTCGGCTGCCGCTGCCCCAGCCGGACCCGCCGCGCAAAGACGGCGTACAACCGCGTTAG